In Dolichospermum flos-aquae CCAP 1403/13F, the following proteins share a genomic window:
- a CDS encoding archaeosortase/exosortase family protein, with product MTGKIEKFREVNFLNYTFFILFIFGLVTSTHLTLYWRVEQNANDWFFQLLLYASVIFHIYERRNNLAFVSQFPANFVGCCLIIIPYINAKFSVQEISIFWYCLPLISAIGLALLASGFEGIKQFKRELAVIAIFPLIFVFVKLLGMLIRITVISAKLTSYLLWYLGFNSATQGALVSVNNGVIDILSECTAIPLLIMLLKFSFVLAILFPSYLKNIYLPFILSVLISVILSVIRLVIIALVVTDKPAFNYWHGSQGGDIFALLSFLSFGAVILFLSPSQIPSSLTKAPPQKSQPEKSQPVSWLIVLTGIGLIIILFNFCIHPNAGLSQTAVYRFPSQIPLPGWQFMASEPLSLSSKQLAQENNRPLLNTDIETDKTKDILLGQIYHYQKAGQGLTANFYYVPSSLGDVKEYYQQFSYLPNLPKLIKPVQKVNLKGDHLEFFDQQNRYLTACINSLGKSTVTVSQFAAHFYRPYLNPSQWLNLLNGKQTFRDRRCIWGQLSLTKADTSDVELETAWQALLSYWQSNFPKLKL from the coding sequence ATGACAGGTAAAATAGAAAAGTTTAGGGAAGTTAATTTTCTGAATTATACTTTCTTCATTCTATTTATTTTTGGGTTAGTAACTTCAACTCACCTAACACTCTATTGGCGAGTTGAACAAAATGCTAACGATTGGTTCTTTCAACTATTGTTATATGCAAGTGTCATATTCCACATTTACGAGAGACGGAATAACCTTGCTTTCGTCAGCCAGTTTCCTGCTAATTTTGTTGGTTGTTGTTTAATTATTATTCCCTACATCAATGCGAAATTTTCAGTTCAAGAAATCTCTATTTTTTGGTACTGTCTCCCCTTGATTAGTGCTATTGGTTTGGCTTTATTAGCATCAGGATTTGAGGGAATTAAACAATTTAAGCGAGAATTAGCAGTAATTGCTATATTTCCCTTGATTTTCGTCTTTGTCAAATTATTGGGAATGCTGATTCGGATTACGGTAATCTCCGCCAAACTTACTTCTTATCTTTTATGGTACTTGGGCTTTAATTCCGCTACTCAAGGCGCTCTTGTTTCTGTTAATAATGGGGTAATTGATATTTTATCAGAATGCACGGCGATACCACTTTTAATCATGCTATTAAAATTTTCTTTCGTGCTGGCCATTCTTTTTCCCTCTTATCTGAAAAATATTTATTTGCCTTTTATTCTTTCAGTGCTTATTAGTGTTATTTTGTCCGTGATCCGATTGGTTATTATAGCACTAGTGGTGACAGATAAACCTGCATTTAATTATTGGCATGGTTCTCAAGGTGGTGATATTTTTGCTTTACTTTCGTTCCTATCCTTTGGGGCAGTGATTCTTTTCCTATCACCCAGTCAAATTCCATCGTCACTGACAAAAGCCCCCCCTCAAAAGTCTCAGCCAGAAAAGTCTCAGCCAGTATCCTGGTTAATTGTACTAACAGGTATCGGTTTGATCATCATTTTATTTAATTTTTGTATCCATCCCAACGCGGGCTTGAGTCAAACCGCCGTCTATCGTTTTCCGTCACAAATTCCTCTCCCTGGTTGGCAATTCATGGCTAGTGAACCTCTATCTTTATCGTCAAAGCAACTAGCCCAGGAGAATAATCGTCCTCTACTAAACACAGATATCGAAACCGATAAGACGAAGGATATCTTGTTAGGACAAATTTATCATTACCAAAAAGCCGGTCAGGGCTTAACTGCTAACTTTTACTATGTCCCTTCTAGCTTAGGTGATGTCAAAGAATACTATCAGCAATTTAGTTATCTACCTAATTTACCTAAGCTGATAAAGCCCGTTCAAAAAGTGAACCTCAAAGGTGATCATTTAGAGTTTTTTGATCAACAAAACCGCTATTTGACGGCCTGCATTAATTCCTTGGGAAAAAGTACAGTGACAGTATCTCAATTCGCTGCCCATTTTTATCGTCCTTACCTAAATCCCTCTCAATGGTTGAATCTATTGAACGGTAAACAAACTTTCCGTGACCGTCGCTGTATCTGGGGGCAACTTTCGTTAACTAAGGCTGATACTAGTGATGTTGAATTAGAAACTGCTTGGCAGGCTTTATTATCTTATTGGCAGAGTAATTTTCCTAAGTTGAAACTCTAG
- the hpsJ-A gene encoding HpsJ-like protein, cyanoexosortase A-associated, which produces MNFRDIKENIGYFIFSSVKNFRAFFGRVNWGGLLSNTSDLTVLLPIIGYGIVIMSFIDFIYVIVPPQLQNPEWELNAISLLTQHSWVFLIGLGFIFTLYFRDNRGDIRFLEIVFLRFIRWVILLMGIAFFALIPLTFLNTQRVLKVVNDQITEQRNNRVEQITQIEKRLASGVSAEQIKLFAKNINMSPDDLNLPTPQLKNTIQKNLASAKKTISQEAALNQRGQWKNRWKSSLRTVIALLIIAVTFVIVWLKIGRACI; this is translated from the coding sequence ATGAATTTTAGAGATATCAAAGAAAATATTGGTTATTTTATTTTCTCTTCTGTCAAGAACTTCAGGGCATTTTTCGGTCGAGTTAACTGGGGAGGTCTTTTATCAAATACTAGTGACTTGACTGTTCTATTACCAATTATTGGCTATGGAATTGTGATAATGTCATTCATAGATTTTATCTATGTGATTGTCCCACCTCAACTCCAAAACCCTGAATGGGAACTCAACGCCATTAGTCTCCTCACTCAGCATAGTTGGGTTTTTTTGATTGGCTTAGGGTTTATTTTTACTCTTTACTTTCGTGACAATCGAGGTGATATCCGCTTCCTAGAAATTGTTTTTTTGAGATTTATCCGCTGGGTGATTCTGCTCATGGGAATCGCCTTTTTTGCCTTAATTCCCCTGACTTTCTTAAATACGCAACGAGTCCTAAAAGTGGTCAATGATCAAATCACCGAACAGAGAAATAACCGTGTTGAACAAATAACCCAAATCGAAAAGCGTCTTGCTTCAGGGGTTAGCGCAGAACAAATCAAGCTGTTCGCTAAAAATATCAACATGAGTCCAGATGACTTAAATTTACCAACTCCTCAGCTTAAAAATACAATTCAAAAAAACTTAGCCAGTGCAAAAAAGACAATCTCCCAAGAAGCAGCCCTAAACCAGCGAGGGCAGTGGAAGAATAGATGGAAAAGTAGCTTGAGAACAGTTATTGCTCTCCTAATTATTGCTGTTACCTTTGTGATTGTTTGGCTTAAAATAGGACGGGCTTGTATTTAG
- a CDS encoding molybdenum cofactor guanylyltransferase — translation MNIDLKRDVTTIVLAGGKSTRMGRDKALIPMVGVPMLQLICTIAEACTDKVYIVTPWPERYQELLTPKSQFIPEVPLPGETGNEPRTHGPLVGFIQGLAAVKTNWVLLLACDLPNLRLEILQDWISKLDTIPENKMAALVKNNQIWQPLCGFYRRRCLPELNQYVEEGGRSFQQWLKSYSVEVLPLEDSQMLFNFNKNIPE, via the coding sequence ATGAATATTGATTTAAAGCGTGATGTTACTACTATTGTTTTAGCAGGTGGTAAAAGCACTCGCATGGGTAGAGATAAGGCTTTAATTCCCATGGTCGGTGTCCCCATGTTGCAATTAATTTGTACTATTGCTGAAGCTTGCACTGATAAAGTTTATATAGTAACTCCCTGGCCAGAACGTTATCAAGAATTGCTAACACCTAAAAGTCAATTTATTCCAGAAGTTCCTTTACCTGGGGAAACTGGAAATGAACCCCGCACTCATGGACCACTTGTAGGTTTTATACAAGGTTTAGCAGCAGTAAAAACAAATTGGGTTCTATTATTAGCTTGTGATTTACCAAATTTGCGGCTAGAAATATTACAAGATTGGATATCTAAATTAGATACAATTCCCGAAAATAAAATGGCGGCTTTAGTCAAAAATAATCAAATTTGGCAGCCTTTATGTGGTTTTTATCGTCGTCGTTGTTTACCGGAATTAAATCAGTATGTTGAAGAAGGTGGACGTTCTTTTCAGCAGTGGTTAAAGTCTTATTCCGTAGAAGTATTACCTTTGGAAGATTCACAAATGTTATTTAATTTTAACAAGAATATCCCCGAATAA
- a CDS encoding nitrate reductase associated protein, with amino-acid sequence MTYFFEFEADFVDSWRCIPMQVRYKLDTCGIKLKLAEWNQMNQESRQNLAILPCDTDGQIHDYRHYIQELVLQLTGKPVAELPIETHPAWMDNTAIPSSIHAKAQEIGVIITTEAWASLTSLQRFALIKLSRPSHENKNFLPALQEFKLLPKS; translated from the coding sequence ATGACATATTTTTTTGAATTTGAAGCAGATTTTGTTGATTCTTGGCGTTGTATTCCTATGCAAGTGCGCTATAAATTAGACACTTGCGGTATTAAGCTAAAATTAGCAGAATGGAATCAGATGAATCAAGAATCACGTCAAAATTTAGCGATATTACCTTGCGATACAGATGGTCAAATTCATGATTACAGACATTATATTCAAGAGTTGGTATTGCAACTCACTGGTAAACCAGTAGCCGAATTACCCATTGAAACTCATCCAGCATGGATGGATAATACCGCTATTCCCAGCAGTATTCACGCAAAAGCCCAGGAAATAGGTGTGATTATCACAACTGAGGCATGGGCAAGCTTAACTAGTTTACAGCGTTTTGCCTTGATTAAACTGAGTCGTCCTAGCCATGAAAATAAAAACTTCTTACCGGCTTTGCAAGAATTTAAATTGTTGCCAAAATCCTAA
- a CDS encoding RNA-binding S4 domain-containing protein, with protein sequence MIKLDQFLKFSGITSTGGQAKWMIVDGEVKVNGVVETRRGRKLGDDDQVTVAGKTLKVGEILSDTVD encoded by the coding sequence ATGATTAAACTCGACCAGTTTTTAAAGTTTTCCGGTATCACCTCTACCGGAGGTCAAGCTAAATGGATGATTGTTGATGGTGAGGTTAAAGTTAATGGTGTAGTGGAAACGCGCAGAGGACGAAAATTAGGAGATGATGATCAAGTAACAGTAGCAGGAAAAACTTTAAAAGTTGGGGAAATACTATCAGATACCGTTGATTAA
- a CDS encoding hydrogenase small subunit: protein MTNVLWLQGGACSGDTMSFLNAEEPTACDLIADFGMKILWHPSLGVELGENVKTLLWDCISGKIPVDILVFEGSVVNAPNGTGEWNRFADRPMKDWLNDLAKVAKFIVAVGDCASWGGIPAMSPNPSDSKGLQFLKREEGGFLGKDFVSQAGLPIINIPGCPAHPDWITQILVAIATGRIDDIVLDELHRPQTFFNTYAETGCTRNIHFAYKATTTEFGQRKGCLFYDLGCRGPMTHASCNRILWNRVSSKTRAGMPCLGCTEPEFPFFDLKPGTVFKTQTVMGVPKEIPPGVNHKDYAVLTVVAKNTAPKWADEDFFTV, encoded by the coding sequence ATGACTAATGTACTCTGGTTACAAGGTGGTGCTTGTTCGGGTGACACCATGTCGTTTCTAAATGCCGAAGAACCAACAGCTTGTGATTTAATTGCTGATTTCGGGATGAAAATACTTTGGCATCCTTCCTTGGGTGTAGAATTAGGTGAAAACGTCAAAACCCTTTTATGGGACTGTATTTCTGGTAAAATTCCTGTAGATATTTTGGTATTTGAAGGTAGCGTAGTTAACGCCCCTAATGGTACAGGAGAATGGAACCGGTTTGCCGACCGTCCCATGAAAGATTGGTTAAACGATTTAGCCAAAGTTGCGAAATTTATTGTGGCTGTGGGAGACTGTGCAAGTTGGGGAGGAATTCCCGCTATGTCACCCAACCCCAGCGACTCCAAAGGACTGCAATTTCTCAAACGGGAAGAAGGCGGTTTTTTAGGTAAAGATTTTGTCAGTCAAGCCGGCTTACCGATAATTAATATTCCTGGTTGTCCCGCACACCCCGACTGGATAACGCAGATATTAGTAGCGATCGCCACTGGTCGAATTGATGATATAGTTCTTGATGAACTGCACCGTCCCCAAACCTTCTTCAACACCTACGCCGAAACCGGTTGTACCCGCAACATTCACTTTGCATATAAAGCCACAACCACCGAATTTGGACAACGGAAAGGTTGTCTATTTTACGACTTAGGTTGTCGTGGTCCCATGACTCATGCCTCCTGTAACCGCATTCTCTGGAATCGCGTCTCCTCCAAAACCCGCGCCGGAATGCCCTGTTTAGGCTGCACAGAACCTGAATTTCCCTTTTTCGACCTCAAACCCGGAACAGTCTTTAAAACCCAAACCGTCATGGGAGTACCCAAAGAAATACCCCCCGGAGTCAACCACAAAGATTACGCAGTCCTCACCGTTGTTGCCAAAAACACAGCCCCAAAATGGGCAGACGAAGACTTTTTTACAGTTTAG